One segment of Sesamum indicum cultivar Zhongzhi No. 13 linkage group LG4, S_indicum_v1.0, whole genome shotgun sequence DNA contains the following:
- the LOC105160428 gene encoding DUF21 domain-containing protein At5g52790-like isoform X2, translated as MLILPIVKNQHLLLCTLLIWNALAMEALPIFVDALLPAWGAILISVTLILAFGEIIPQAVCSRYGLNIGARLSVIVRLLVIIVFPISYPISKLLDLLLGKGHSALLRRAELKTLVGMHGNEAGKGGELTHDETTIISGALDLTEKTAKDAMTPLSRVFSLDLNAKLDNDTMSLIISKGHSRVPIYSGSPTNIVGLVLVKNLIKCRPEDGTPIRNLTIRRMPRFHECQPLYDILNQFQKGQSHMAVVVKSTTPLKDVIVSTTVKSDTLKRDVNPNSAQRQTDINVSVDGLASFSNIDEEVLGIITMEDVLEQLLQEPIFDETDEYVDVHNKIKINLLPSVKLSSKSPGKESASHINWKTPNASPYSSSHQTPISYHQSATMRSPLSPYSQSPITRPSLSASPGNSSSNSPGGITYHHYGSPSTYQVSRKSYEKLRKPDNS; from the exons ATGCTG ATTCTTCCTATTGTCAAGAATCAACATTTGCTACTCTGCACGCTCCTCATCTGGAATGCCCTCGCAATGGAG GCCCTTCCCATTTTCGTTGATGCTCTTCTCCCAGCCTGGGGCGCAATACTAATTTCAGTTACACTCATACTGGCATTTGGAGAG ATTATCCCACAGGCTGTGTGTTCACGATATGGTCTGAATATTGGTGCAAGACTATCGGTAATAGTTCGACTGCTAGTCATAATTGTTTTCCCAATATCATACCCCATTAGCAAG CTTTTGGATTTGCTGCTTGGAAAGGGCCACTCTGCTTTACTGAGGCGTGCAGAGCTGAAGACACTGGTTGGCATGCATGGAAATGAG GCAGGAAAGGGAGGAGAGTTAACCCACGATGAAACAACAATTATCTCTGGAGCTCTAGACTTGACCGAGAAAACAGCTAAAGATGCTATGACACCTTTATCTAGAGTATTTTCCCTTGATCTTAATGCTAAACTTGACAA TGACACAATGAGTCTGATAATAAGCAAAGGGCACAGTCGGGTGCCTATCTACTCGGGGAGCCCAACCAACATTGTTGGCCTTGTTCTG GTCAAGAATTTGATTAAGTGTCGTCCTGAAGATGGAACCCCGATCAGGAATCTTACCATACGGAGAATGCCAAG ATTCCATGAATGTCAACCGTTGTACGATATATTAAACCAATTTCAGAAAGGGCAAAGCCATATGGCTGTTGTGGTTAAAAGTACTACTCCTTTGAAGGATGTTATAGTGAGTACAACTGTGAAATCTGATACATTGAAGAGAGATGTCAATCCCAATTCAGCACAGAGACAAACAGACATAAATGTTAGCGTTGATGGTTTGGCTTCTTTCTCTAATATAGATGAAGAAGTTcttggtataattacaatgGAAGATGTTCTGGAACAACTGCTACAG GAGCCAATATTTGATGAAACCGACGAATATGTTGATGTTCACAACAA AATCAAGATTAACCTGCTTCCCTCAGTGAAACTGTCATCAAAATCTCCGGGAAAGGAATCAGCTTCCCATATAAACTGGAAGACCCCAAATGCTTCCCCATATTCTTCTAGCCATCAGACGCCAATTTCATACCATCAGTCGGCCACAATGCGCTCACCCCTTTCTCCCTACTCTCAGTCACCAATCACCAGGCCAAGTCTTTCCGCTTCCCCTGGAAACTCATCGTCAAATTCTCCAGGGGGGATCACGTATCATCATTATGGCTCTCCCTCCACCTATCAG GTTTCCCGAAAATCCTATGAGAAGCTGCGAAAGCCAGACAATTCATAA
- the LOC105160694 gene encoding uncharacterized protein PAM68-like gives MKTLTILQQITPSHITKPTPWPQSNPAPHHNRRGIPFPPPRTWRLHGGAKGREPIARKSNYTERNDKNDDDKIPEVVWERMISRILFSVGVPLGIGFAFLQAFGVLKEQELWDVPKWLPFLTTFITFGSSALGIAYGSLSTSLDAEEEGSFLGLEQLEKNWAEMWEEEDESGR, from the coding sequence ATGAAAACTCTTACCATTCTACAACAAATCACACCTTCACACATCACAAAACCAACTCCATGGCCACAAAGCAACCCAGCCCCCCACCACAACCGCCGTGGGATACCGTTCCCGCCGCCAAGAACGTGGCGGCTGCACGGCGGAGCAAAAGGTAGAGAACCCATAGCCAGAAAGAGTAATTACACAGAAAGAAATGACAAGAATGATGATGACAAGATACCTGAGGTGGTGTGGGAGAGGATGATATCAAGAATCTTGTTCTCCGTTGGGGTGCCATTAGGGATTGGCTTCGCTTTTCTGCAGGCTTTTGGTGTGTTGAAAGAACAAGAACTGTGGGATGTGCCCAAATGGCTGCCATTCTTGACGACTTTCATTACTTTCGGCTCCTCGGCACTTGGCATTGCTTATGGCAGTCTGTCGACGAGCTTGGATGCAGAGGAAGAGGGCTCGTTTCTTGGGCTTGAACAGCTAGAGAAGAACTGGGCTGAGATGtgggaagaagaagatgagagTGGCAGATAG
- the LOC105160428 gene encoding DUF21 domain-containing protein At5g52790-like isoform X1 translates to MAANDVPCCETMFWVYLIICVGLVCFAGLMSGLTLGLMSLSLVDLEVLIKAGKPEDRKNAAKILPIVKNQHLLLCTLLIWNALAMEALPIFVDALLPAWGAILISVTLILAFGEIIPQAVCSRYGLNIGARLSVIVRLLVIIVFPISYPISKLLDLLLGKGHSALLRRAELKTLVGMHGNEAGKGGELTHDETTIISGALDLTEKTAKDAMTPLSRVFSLDLNAKLDNDTMSLIISKGHSRVPIYSGSPTNIVGLVLVKNLIKCRPEDGTPIRNLTIRRMPRFHECQPLYDILNQFQKGQSHMAVVVKSTTPLKDVIVSTTVKSDTLKRDVNPNSAQRQTDINVSVDGLASFSNIDEEVLGIITMEDVLEQLLQEPIFDETDEYVDVHNKIKINLLPSVKLSSKSPGKESASHINWKTPNASPYSSSHQTPISYHQSATMRSPLSPYSQSPITRPSLSASPGNSSSNSPGGITYHHYGSPSTYQVSRKSYEKLRKPDNS, encoded by the exons ATGGCAGCAAATGATGTCCCGTGTTGTGAAACCATGTTCTGGGTATATTTGATCATATGTGTGGGACtagtttgttttgcaggacTGATGTCTGGCCTAACTCTTGGCCTCATGTCTCTCAGCCTTGTTGATCTGGAAGTCCTGATTAAAGCAGGCAAGCCTGAGGACAGAAAGAATGCTG CGAAGATTCTTCCTATTGTCAAGAATCAACATTTGCTACTCTGCACGCTCCTCATCTGGAATGCCCTCGCAATGGAG GCCCTTCCCATTTTCGTTGATGCTCTTCTCCCAGCCTGGGGCGCAATACTAATTTCAGTTACACTCATACTGGCATTTGGAGAG ATTATCCCACAGGCTGTGTGTTCACGATATGGTCTGAATATTGGTGCAAGACTATCGGTAATAGTTCGACTGCTAGTCATAATTGTTTTCCCAATATCATACCCCATTAGCAAG CTTTTGGATTTGCTGCTTGGAAAGGGCCACTCTGCTTTACTGAGGCGTGCAGAGCTGAAGACACTGGTTGGCATGCATGGAAATGAG GCAGGAAAGGGAGGAGAGTTAACCCACGATGAAACAACAATTATCTCTGGAGCTCTAGACTTGACCGAGAAAACAGCTAAAGATGCTATGACACCTTTATCTAGAGTATTTTCCCTTGATCTTAATGCTAAACTTGACAA TGACACAATGAGTCTGATAATAAGCAAAGGGCACAGTCGGGTGCCTATCTACTCGGGGAGCCCAACCAACATTGTTGGCCTTGTTCTG GTCAAGAATTTGATTAAGTGTCGTCCTGAAGATGGAACCCCGATCAGGAATCTTACCATACGGAGAATGCCAAG ATTCCATGAATGTCAACCGTTGTACGATATATTAAACCAATTTCAGAAAGGGCAAAGCCATATGGCTGTTGTGGTTAAAAGTACTACTCCTTTGAAGGATGTTATAGTGAGTACAACTGTGAAATCTGATACATTGAAGAGAGATGTCAATCCCAATTCAGCACAGAGACAAACAGACATAAATGTTAGCGTTGATGGTTTGGCTTCTTTCTCTAATATAGATGAAGAAGTTcttggtataattacaatgGAAGATGTTCTGGAACAACTGCTACAG GAGCCAATATTTGATGAAACCGACGAATATGTTGATGTTCACAACAA AATCAAGATTAACCTGCTTCCCTCAGTGAAACTGTCATCAAAATCTCCGGGAAAGGAATCAGCTTCCCATATAAACTGGAAGACCCCAAATGCTTCCCCATATTCTTCTAGCCATCAGACGCCAATTTCATACCATCAGTCGGCCACAATGCGCTCACCCCTTTCTCCCTACTCTCAGTCACCAATCACCAGGCCAAGTCTTTCCGCTTCCCCTGGAAACTCATCGTCAAATTCTCCAGGGGGGATCACGTATCATCATTATGGCTCTCCCTCCACCTATCAG GTTTCCCGAAAATCCTATGAGAAGCTGCGAAAGCCAGACAATTCATAA